The following are from one region of the Aquirufa lenticrescens genome:
- a CDS encoding lycopene cyclase family protein produces MQLPGPAYREYDFILAGGGMAGLSFAYYVGQSSLSDKRILIIDRGVRNEQTFCYWSDEPSEFDALAEKSWDSLYFHSARPSSLKIDIEPYSYRKINGNAWFSHLETELSKHSNIHYLQAEIKSISYQGIGSCVNTSEGSFYASEKIIDSFSPFPCDNANPKHLKQHFLGWVVECNFNNFETDAAHLFDFRVAFEKECEFMYVLPTSPRKALFEYTFFSGTLREPDYYRDKIKSYLFAYYGLTEDDYLLKEEESGVIPMRNNPNKPANLYEKHLKIGTSGGFVKSTTGYSFYRTQKFCKDLVAMLEKGPSTSLVIPVNSWKIWLDEVFLQVLIDQKIAGSKVFESLFYNNKPGLLLKFLQEDTSWKEDLRLMWSVPTLPFVKAALKTIYRSKIK; encoded by the coding sequence ATGCAATTACCCGGCCCAGCCTATCGAGAATACGATTTCATCCTGGCGGGAGGGGGAATGGCCGGTTTATCTTTTGCCTATTATGTAGGCCAAAGTAGTCTCAGCGACAAGCGAATTTTGATCATCGATCGGGGCGTTCGAAATGAACAAACGTTTTGTTATTGGTCGGATGAGCCGTCGGAATTTGATGCCTTGGCGGAAAAATCCTGGGATTCTCTCTATTTCCACAGCGCGAGACCGTCCTCTTTAAAGATCGATATCGAGCCTTATTCCTATCGGAAGATAAACGGTAATGCGTGGTTTTCACACTTAGAGACCGAACTCAGCAAACACTCAAACATTCACTACCTTCAGGCTGAAATTAAATCAATCAGCTATCAGGGAATAGGATCTTGTGTTAATACTTCAGAAGGCTCCTTTTATGCCTCAGAAAAAATCATCGATAGCTTCAGCCCATTTCCTTGTGATAATGCAAATCCCAAACACCTCAAGCAACATTTTTTAGGTTGGGTGGTCGAATGCAATTTTAATAACTTTGAAACGGATGCGGCTCATTTATTTGACTTCCGCGTAGCATTTGAGAAGGAATGTGAGTTTATGTACGTCTTACCCACAAGTCCCAGAAAAGCCTTATTTGAATACACTTTTTTCTCTGGTACCTTGCGCGAGCCTGATTATTACCGTGACAAAATCAAATCCTATCTTTTCGCTTATTATGGTCTAACTGAGGATGATTACCTATTGAAAGAGGAAGAAAGTGGTGTGATTCCCATGCGCAATAATCCGAATAAACCGGCCAATTTATATGAAAAACACCTTAAAATAGGTACAAGTGGTGGCTTCGTAAAATCCACAACCGGCTATAGTTTTTACCGAACCCAAAAATTCTGCAAAGACCTTGTAGCAATGCTTGAAAAAGGCCCATCTACCTCACTTGTTATTCCTGTTAATTCTTGGAAGATTTGGCTAGACGAAGTTTTCTTGCAAGTGCTGATCGATCAAAAAATAGCCGGTTCTAAAGTGTTTGAAAGCCTTTTTTACAATAACAAGCCTGGACTTCTTTTGAAGTTTTTACAAGAAGACACCTCCTGGAAGGAAGACCTTCGCTTGATGTGGTCTGTACCTACTTTACCTTTTGTAAAAGCAGCACTGAAAACTATTTACCGGTCAAAAATTAAATGA